The following DNA comes from Buttiauxella agrestis.
CCCAAAGATCACGCTTGCCCACCAGATCTTTAAGATGCGCATATTTTTCCGTTAAATCAGCACGCCAGACGTTACGGCCATTAATCACACCCGCCGACAGCAGCCAGTTGGCTGGCAGTTGTTGATGCAGTGCATTGATATCGTCTTTGCCATGCACGAAGTCGACGTGCAAACCCTGAACGGGCAGCGCCGTAATCGTATTCAGATTGGGCGTCACGCCTTCAAAATAGGTGGTCAAGAGCAGTTTAACGTTACCCGCCAGCGCATCGTAAGCCGATTGGAACGCATCCAGCCACTCCTGCGGTAACTCCAGCACCAGCGCCGGTTCGTCGATTTGCACCCATTCGATGCCGCGTTTTGCCAGTTCCGCCAGCACCTGTTGGTAAACTGGCAGAATATCTTTCAGCAGGCTCAGGCGGTCAAACGGCTCGCCTTTCACTTTACCCAGCCACAGATAAGTCACCGGGCCAAGCAGCACAGGTTTCACGTTGTGGCCGAGTGAGAGCGCTTCGTCGACTTCATCCAGAAGCTGCGTCCAGGTCAGCTTGAACTGCTGGCCTTTGGTGAATTCCGGGACCATGTAGTGGTAGTTGGTGTTAAACCATTTGGTCATTTCAGCGGCTGCGGCTGGCTCACCTGTGGGTGCGCGGCCACGACCCAAACGGAACAAAGTATCGATATCGACGCTACCGTCCGCGTTCTGATGACGAGCCGGCACATTGCCAAGCAGCAAGCTGGTGGTCAGAACGTGATCGTACCAGGCGAAATCGCCCACCGGCAGCAGTTCCACGCCAGCTTCTTTTTGTTGTTCCCAGTGGCGAGCACGCAGTTCGCGGCCCACCGCCAACAATTCTTCCTGGGTGGAGTTGCCAGCCCAGTAACTTTCTTGCGCTTTTTTCAGTTCGCGACGTAGACCAACGCGAGGAAAACCGAGGGTGTGATTTTTAATAGTCATTTTTTTACCTCATAAGATTTATGAAACCCGAAGGATTTAGCCGTCCAGATGTTTACACATCCATATTGTGCAGGTACTGTATATTCCTCAAGCGCAATTTGCTCATGCCGAAGTGAAGGACTTTCATGATCGAGATCAAACACCTGCGGACGCTCCAGGCGTTACGAAATTGCGGCTCTTTAGCCGCCGCCGCCTCCGCGTTGCATCAAACCCAATCGGCGCTCTCTCATCAGTTCAGCGATCTGGAGCAGCGGCTTGGGTTCCGCCTGTTTGTCCGTAAAAGTCAGCCGCTGCGCTTTACTCCGCAGGGCGAAGTGCTGTTGCAACTGGCAGAACAAGTGCTGCCGCAGATTAGCCGTGCGCTTCAGGCATGCAATGAACCGCATCAAACCCGGCTTCGCATCGCGATTGAGTGCCATAGCTGTATTCAGTGGCTAACGCCTGCACTGGAATACTTCCACAAGACCTGGCCGCAGGTAGATCTGGATTTCAAATCTGGCGTGACGTTTGACCCACAACCAGCTTTGCAGCAGAGCGAGTTGGATATCGTTTTAACGTCTGACATTCTGCCGCGCAGCGGTCTGCACTATTCGCCGATGTTTGATTATGAAGTGCGCCTGGTGCTGGCAACGGATCACCCGCTGGCGAATAAAACGCGTATTGAGCCGGAAGATTTGAGCAGCGAAACGTTATTGATTTACCCGGTCCAGCGCCAACGTCTGGATATCTGGCGGCATTTCCTGCAACCCGCAGGCGTTAGTCCATCGCTGAAAAGTGTCGATAACACGTTGTTGTTGATTCAGATGGTGTCGGCACGCATGGGAATTGCAGCGCTGCCGCATTGGGTAGTGGAGAATGTTGAACGCCAGGGTCTGGTTGTAACCAAAACCCTGGGTGAAGGACTGTGGAGCCGGTTGTACGCTGCCGTGCGCGATGGCGAGCAGCGTCAACCGGTGACGGAAGCCTTTATTCGCTCGACGTGTTCACACGCTTGTGAGCATCTGCCGTTTGTGAAGAACGCGGAGCGACCCAATGGCGATGTACCCATAGCGAAGCCATTATCACCGACCCACCAATAATAAAACTCGGCCAGTGGGGTTGCTCTTGCCAGATGGCGAGGTTAACCAGCAGCCCCGCCGGAACATGCACGTTGTTCATGATGCCGAGCGTGCCCGCATCCACCTGCGTGGCACCGTAGTTCCACATGAAGTACCCCAATCCTGACGCGACAACCCCAAGCCACACCAGAATGCCCCATTGCAGATGGGTCGTCGGCAGTTTTTGCGGGTTCCCAAGCGCAAACCAGGCCGTAACGGCCACGATTAAAGCCCCGAGATAAAACCATGAAAATGCGCAATGCTGTGGCATCGGGCGCGTTTCCATCAGGCGTTTGTAGCCCACCATTCCGATAGCGAAACAGAGGTTTGCCGCCTGTACCAAAAGCAGGCCAATCCAGAAGTGATCGCTAACTTTATCGTAGCGAATAATTGCCGCACCAATCACCGCAAGCCCTGCGCTTAACGCATAGCCCCAGCGCAGTTTGTTGCCACTGATCAGGTCGTAAATCAGCGTAACGTAAAGCGGCGTCATTACCGTAAACAGCAGGAATTCCGAAACGGTGAGGTAGAGGTAAGCCTGGAAACTAAACAGGTACATCACGCCGAGTTGTAACGCGCCCACCAGCATGTACAGCAGCAGCGTTTTCGCGCTGTAGCCTTTGAAGCGCAGGAACGGCAGGAACACTAACGCTGCAAGTCCGACGCGCATCAGCACGGAAAAATAGCTGTCGACATGCCCGGCGAGATATTCGCCAATCAGGCTAAAAGAGAAGGCCCACAGGATTGTGGTGATGATGAGTAACGGCACGATGAAGTCTCAACTACAGGCAATTTATTCACCATTGTAGCGAAGGGGATGAACCAGATCTGAACTATTTGGTTGACGAGTGGTGATTTATTCACCACTCGCTTTTCACGAATCAATCTTTACCGAGGAACATCTTACGCAGGTAATGTGGAACCGCGTTATCCGCGTTGGTGCCGATGACTTCCAGTTCTGGCAGCAAGTCTTTCAGGCGCTGGTGAGCGTTGCCCATGATGCAGCCTTTGCCCGCCATGCTGAGCATTTCAGCGTCGTTCATGCCGTCGCCAAAGGAAATACAGTCTTTCAGGCCGTAGCCCATCGCTTTGGATACTGCCTCCAGCGCATGGCCTTTTGACACGCCACCCGCCATCACTTCCAGGCAAGTCAGCGTCGAGAAACTCACGTTCACGCGGTCACCCCAGCGAGCGAGCAACGCTTGCTCCAGCGGCAGCAATTTTTCGTGAGAATCACAGGTGAAGAACACTTTGCTGACGCCATCGGCTTCCAGCAAACCTGGCTCAAACAGGCTGTAGTTAAACACGGCTTCTTTAAAATACTTCATCTCTTCAGGACGATGGCGGTTCATAAACCACTGGTCGCCGCGATAGACGTTGGTCACGATATCTTGATTGGTATGCACGACACCAAAGAGATCCTGAGCGATGTCATGGTCGAGATCGTGGCTGAACACCAGGTTGCCGTCAGTATCATGTACGCGCGCGCCGTTAGAGGTGATCATGTAGGCTTTGATTTCGAGGTTATCGCGAATTTGCCCCACGTCGATATGGTGGCGGCCCGTTGCGAAGACGAAATTAACTCCTTCAGCAGTGAGCAGTTTCAGCGTTTCTTTTGCATACGGAGTAAGAAGGTGATCGGGGGACAGCAACGTGCCATCTAAGTCAGACGCAACGACATGGTACATAGGATTTGGAACCTCTGGTGTTTAAGTCGGTATTTAGTTATGCCTATCAAAAAAAGCGATGATGGCATTCAGCGCTTCGGTCCGCATATCGTCCTTTTCGAACAGGATCTCATGATACGCACCGTTTATGACGTAAGGTGTTTCCCCCTCACAAGGGTTGCCCGCCGCGGCTCGAATTTCACAGAATTGATCATGCGCGCGATTATCAACTACACGTTCTTCTTCTGCTTGCAGGATAAAAATCGGCGTGGTGATAGCAGTGGCTCCCGCTAAAACCTGTTCTCCTGCGAGTATCCCTTCTCTTACCCAGTGATTTGTTGGCCCGCCAACCCGTAACGCTGGCTCGTCAGCATAAAAACGCAGGTTGCGGCGGTAACGTTCACGGCTATGAGTCAGGACATTAACGCTAAATGGTAAGGCACGCCAGCGGCCTGTTCCGATTGCATAACCTTCACGAAAACGCTGATGTCCCTCGGCCCAGTCAAGAATATGGCGCACCATCCAGTCCGGCCAGCGCAGCGCGATGCCAAACATTGGCGCACAAAGTGCAACCGCATCAAAACATTGTGAGTTTTTTTCAAGCCACAGCGTGATGATTGCGCCTCCCATGGAATGCGCTAACGCATAGCGTTTTCTCCACGGGCCATTAGCGACTTCATGTTGATAAAAGCGGTCAAAATCGTCGACATAGTCGCTAAATCTCGCAACATGGCCACGATGTGAATCCGATAGCATGCGTCCTGAACGGCCTTGCCCGCGATGGTCGATGATTAAAACATCGAATCCACAATGGAATAAGTCATAAGCCAGTTCAGCATATTTGACGTAGCTTTCGATGCGCCCAGGGCAAACAACAATCACCCGGTCATGATCCTGCGAGCGAAACCGTACGTAGCGTACCGGCACTTCGTCGACGCCTGAAAATTCACACTCTTCGCGCTGTCGCCAGAAGTCCATCAGCGGACCGGTGGTGAAAGCTGCAAAGGCGTTTTCCCTGTTTGACCATCCATTTTTATGCTGAGTCATATCGCTTTTTGTGATTCGTAGCACGCTCATCAACAATAGCGTATTGTGGCATAAAAGTGTCCATCCAGGGAATTTCACATGAGCGTTGAGTGGTGGTTAACCTATCTTTTGACCACGATAATTCTGAGTCTTTCACCCGGTTCCGGGGCGATAAATACAATGACCACCGCCATTAGCCACGGCTATCGCGGAGCAGCGGCGTCGATTGCAGGGCTGCAAACCGGGCTGGCGATTCACATCGTATTAGTTGGGATTGGCCTCGGCGCATTGTTTTCACGTTCGCTGCTGGCATTTGAAATTCTGAAATGGGCGGGGGCGGCTTATCTCATCTGGCTGGGCATTCAGCAATGGCGTGCCGCTGGGGCCATTGACTTGAACACTCTCGCCACGAGCCAGCCACGCAGTCGTCTGTTTAAACGTGCAATTTTTGTGAATCTGACCAACCCCAAAAGCATTGTGTTTCTGGCTGCACTTTTCCCGCAGTTTATCGCACCCCATGAGCCACAAGCCGCGCAGTATTTAGTGCTCGGTGTAACCACCGTAGTGGTCGATATTATTGTGATGATTGGCTATGCGACGCTGGCAACGCGAATTGCAGGCTGGATTAAAGGGCCAAAGCAGATGAAAGCGTTGAACCGTGTATTTGGCTCATTGTTTATGCTGGTTGGCGCACTCCTTGCGGGAGCACGCCAGGCATAATTAACGGGAGATGATCAGGTGAATACCGAATCCGGCAAACAATGCACCGGCAACTCCATCAATCCACTTCGCAACGCGCTGATAACCACGGCGCATTTGCGGCAGTGCGAACAAGCTGGCCACGACGGTGAACCAGGCAAAGGTTTCCAGGGCAATCATGATGAATAACCCCCAACGCTCGGCGCTGCCAACATCATTACTGACGAACAGTGAAAACACGCTGCCGAAGTAAATGATAGCTTTAGGATTCGAGAGATTGGTCAGCAGGCCTTTCAGGAAACTACGTCCGCTGCGAGCCAGCTCAACACTGACTTCTTCTGTCGGCTTAACCGTTTCTTTTTTCAATGCGCTGCGTAGCATCTGATAACCCATCCAGCACAGATACAAGCCCCCGCCGACCATAATAATACTGTGTAACCATGCCATTTTTTCAAGGATAAGGTTAAGGCCGAGTAACGCCACACCTGCCCAGACCATGACGCCGCAGGTAATACCCAGCACACCCATCATGGCTTCTTTACGTGAACGGCTAACGGCTGTCTGCGAGACAAAGAAGAA
Coding sequences within:
- the yigL gene encoding sugar/pyridoxal phosphate phosphatase YigL: MYHVVASDLDGTLLSPDHLLTPYAKETLKLLTAEGVNFVFATGRHHIDVGQIRDNLEIKAYMITSNGARVHDTDGNLVFSHDLDHDIAQDLFGVVHTNQDIVTNVYRGDQWFMNRHRPEEMKYFKEAVFNYSLFEPGLLEADGVSKVFFTCDSHEKLLPLEQALLARWGDRVNVSFSTLTCLEVMAGGVSKGHALEAVSKAMGYGLKDCISFGDGMNDAEMLSMAGKGCIMGNAHQRLKDLLPELEVIGTNADNAVPHYLRKMFLGKD
- a CDS encoding carboxylate/amino acid/amine transporter, producing the protein MPLLIITTILWAFSFSLIGEYLAGHVDSYFSVLMRVGLAALVFLPFLRFKGYSAKTLLLYMLVGALQLGVMYLFSFQAYLYLTVSEFLLFTVMTPLYVTLIYDLISGNKLRWGYALSAGLAVIGAAIIRYDKVSDHFWIGLLLVQAANLCFAIGMVGYKRLMETRPMPQHCAFSWFYLGALIVAVTAWFALGNPQKLPTTHLQWGILVWLGVVASGLGYFMWNYGATQVDAGTLGIMNNVHVPAGLLVNLAIWQEQPHWPSFIIGGSVIMASLWVHRHWVAPRSSQTADAHKRVNTSSE
- the metR gene encoding HTH-type transcriptional regulator MetR, which gives rise to MIEIKHLRTLQALRNCGSLAAAASALHQTQSALSHQFSDLEQRLGFRLFVRKSQPLRFTPQGEVLLQLAEQVLPQISRALQACNEPHQTRLRIAIECHSCIQWLTPALEYFHKTWPQVDLDFKSGVTFDPQPALQQSELDIVLTSDILPRSGLHYSPMFDYEVRLVLATDHPLANKTRIEPEDLSSETLLIYPVQRQRLDIWRHFLQPAGVSPSLKSVDNTLLLIQMVSARMGIAALPHWVVENVERQGLVVTKTLGEGLWSRLYAAVRDGEQRQPVTEAFIRSTCSHACEHLPFVKNAERPNGDVPIAKPLSPTHQ
- the pldB gene encoding lysophospholipase L2: MTQHKNGWSNRENAFAAFTTGPLMDFWRQREECEFSGVDEVPVRYVRFRSQDHDRVIVVCPGRIESYVKYAELAYDLFHCGFDVLIIDHRGQGRSGRMLSDSHRGHVARFSDYVDDFDRFYQHEVANGPWRKRYALAHSMGGAIITLWLEKNSQCFDAVALCAPMFGIALRWPDWMVRHILDWAEGHQRFREGYAIGTGRWRALPFSVNVLTHSRERYRRNLRFYADEPALRVGGPTNHWVREGILAGEQVLAGATAITTPIFILQAEEERVVDNRAHDQFCEIRAAAGNPCEGETPYVINGAYHEILFEKDDMRTEALNAIIAFFDRHN
- the rhtB gene encoding homoserine/homoserine lactone efflux protein; translation: MSVEWWLTYLLTTIILSLSPGSGAINTMTTAISHGYRGAAASIAGLQTGLAIHIVLVGIGLGALFSRSLLAFEILKWAGAAYLIWLGIQQWRAAGAIDLNTLATSQPRSRLFKRAIFVNLTNPKSIVFLAALFPQFIAPHEPQAAQYLVLGVTTVVVDIIVMIGYATLATRIAGWIKGPKQMKALNRVFGSLFMLVGALLAGARQA
- the rhtC gene encoding threonine export protein RhtC, whose protein sequence is MLMLFLTVAVLHIVALITPGPDFFFVSQTAVSRSRKEAMMGVLGITCGVMVWAGVALLGLNLILEKMAWLHSIIMVGGGLYLCWMGYQMLRSALKKETVKPTEEVSVELARSGRSFLKGLLTNLSNPKAIIYFGSVFSLFVSNDVGSAERWGLFIMIALETFAWFTVVASLFALPQMRRGYQRVAKWIDGVAGALFAGFGIHLIISR